In the Nakamurella alba genome, one interval contains:
- a CDS encoding WXG100 family type VII secretion target — translation MGPKFAVREDSVNKHASNLETAESSMNAQAQAFISAIEDLPSEWQGTSYTSWEALTAAWNAAMKDLNSALASIKGNVKNAGGLYDQYEQQQTDEMNATMSGASWESAKFNW, via the coding sequence ATGGGTCCGAAGTTCGCGGTACGCGAGGATTCGGTCAACAAGCACGCATCGAACCTGGAGACGGCCGAGTCGTCGATGAATGCGCAGGCACAGGCGTTCATCTCGGCCATCGAGGACCTGCCCTCGGAGTGGCAGGGCACCTCGTACACGTCCTGGGAGGCGCTGACCGCCGCCTGGAACGCGGCGATGAAGGACCTGAACTCCGCACTGGCGTCCATCAAGGGCAACGTCAAGAACGCCGGCGGCCTGTACGACCAGTACGAGCAGCAGCAGACCGACGAGATGAACGCCACCATGAGCGGCGCCTCGTGGGAGTCGGCCAAGTTCAACTGGTGA
- a CDS encoding SRPBCC domain-containing protein, whose product MTSSTTTSGSPGSGTDAATTQVYKIYIKASAEAIWTALTDRNWTARWGFGGYVDMDLRPGGHYEVRASKEFRAGALARGNDLPEIIIEGEVLEVDAPHRLVHSFHMLMDPGTAGEAFTTVTYEIVERPGGMCSLTMVHELAGAPQLALIVGGAYEEYGAGGGHAWTLSDLKSLLETGSRMSD is encoded by the coding sequence ATGACCAGCAGCACCACAACCTCAGGCTCGCCCGGCAGCGGCACCGACGCCGCGACCACCCAGGTCTACAAGATCTACATCAAGGCCTCCGCGGAGGCGATCTGGACCGCCCTCACCGATCGCAACTGGACCGCACGATGGGGTTTCGGCGGCTACGTCGACATGGACCTCCGGCCGGGCGGACATTACGAGGTGCGGGCCTCCAAGGAGTTCCGGGCGGGTGCGCTCGCCCGTGGCAACGACCTGCCGGAGATCATCATCGAGGGCGAGGTGCTCGAGGTGGATGCGCCGCATCGGCTGGTGCACTCGTTCCACATGCTGATGGATCCCGGGACGGCCGGCGAGGCATTCACCACCGTCACCTATGAGATCGTCGAACGACCGGGCGGGATGTGCTCGCTGACGATGGTCCACGAACTGGCCGGCGCACCGCAGCTGGCCCTGATCGTCGGTGGGGCGTACGAGGAGTACGGCGCCGGTGGTGGTCACGCCTGGACGTTGAGCGATCTGAAGTCGTTGCTGGAGACCGGTTCTCGCATGTCCGACTGA
- a CDS encoding ArsR/SmtB family transcription factor, with amino-acid sequence MVTYLECVTDDGLVFKALADPTRRLLLDRLFERDGRTLGDLESGTEMTRFGVAKHLRLLEDAGLVVTRRSGREKLHYLNPVPIRQIHDRWLDKFTSGTASALLDLKAHLEEPS; translated from the coding sequence ATGGTCACCTATCTTGAATGCGTGACCGACGACGGCCTGGTGTTCAAGGCGCTCGCCGATCCCACCCGCCGTCTCCTGTTGGACCGGCTCTTCGAGCGCGACGGCCGCACGCTCGGAGACCTCGAGTCCGGGACGGAGATGACCCGGTTCGGGGTGGCCAAGCACCTGCGTCTGCTGGAGGACGCCGGTCTGGTGGTCACCCGGCGGTCCGGGCGGGAGAAGCTGCACTACCTCAACCCCGTGCCGATCCGGCAGATCCACGACCGCTGGCTCGACAAGTTCACCAGCGGAACAGCTTCCGCGCTCCTCGATCTCAAAGCCCACCTGGAGGAACCGTCATGA
- the eccCa gene encoding type VII secretion protein EccCa, producing MSQRVIHRPARTRTEQYRPAPVQLIPPPTPPETGGSIQGAMQILMPVMGGAGSLIMIVSNRNPVMLIAGGIMLGATILGALAMFVGQRTGAARKAADLRRRYLDHLDRVRGDLSDSTARQRDAALLHHPDPDLLPEIARDPARIWERRPGDPDFLVVRVGTGPAPLWSRVAATPVRDPLAEPDIVTAAAVHRIVERDRMVGGMPIGLPISGRVSVVGAPAEVRRVMTAALAQLVTLHGPEEVRLLACVPRSGSRWLDRLKWLPHALSTEEVDGVAPARLAAARPEELMATIGPEIARRVGEATRTLRSRQGDPSRFGPALVLLVDGLAGTAADPLSGIPADLDPAGIGVHVLTLVPSPHLEPRLVDVRLTVGDGGVQVQDLRPPDDHDDVQAARVRAVGAAAGVPDEIADGVLDGLVRELTAVRLVEERGPDEPLAGTLSLGDLVGVQDPGDFDVAATWRPRSLPDFLRVPFGLGPSGERVHLDIKEPALGGMGPHGLCVGATGSGKSEVLRTVVLSLAMSHPPERLAMVLVDYKGGATFAGLEDLPHCAAMISNLSDDTGLVDRLHDALFGEMKRRQQVLAAAGNLPNVTEYNRRRDAGEPMEPLPNLFVVIDEFGELLTAKPDFIELFLAIGRIGRSIGVHLLLASQRLEEGRLRGLESFLSYRLGLRTFNVNESRSVLGVPDAYELPPIPGSGYLKVDTTVFQRFKAAYVSGVYTPPVTGETEIDIAPVAAPFPLFNDTAAYLAAVGAEQEAARPAAPVVAEDVLAPSVLDVAVRRLAEAGNRVAQIWLPPLPSRLPLDEVAGPVVPDPVLGLRFGASLPGVGRFGGLRIPIGLLDRPADQRQEPYVLDLGASGGHLAILGAPQSGKSVLLRSMVISAALTHQPGEISFYCVDLGGGSLRVLEGLPHVAGVAPRMDADRVRRTIAEVATALAEREQLFSRWGIDSVEEMRDRFRAGRLHELDVADIVLVVDNYPVLRSDFEDLADLLLDLATRGPGYGIHLVLTSGRWADIRMQLQAALGSKVELRVNDPGDSTVSRKAAANLRADTPGRALVADALQVQVCLPELAGGVGADPGAVSDLSATAEVSRAVPGGDGSGAAGAVGGTSASATEQLVADIAAAWPGAPVPAIRMLPTLVDQAELRVRAGERAGVVIGVDETELKPVELDTDGADRHILLLGDAESGKTSFLRLLVSDLIARRTDDEVVFAVFDIRRTLLDVVPEDYLGAYAGTAAAAAGMAGGVAGELRKRLPPDDVTAAQLRSRSWWKGPEIYVLVDDYDLLASGGPGPLAPFLEFLPQARDIGFHMVLCRRSGGAGRALYEPVLQRLREVGATGLLLSGDRQEGAIFPGVHLSVQPTGRGTLVRRGRKPQLLQLGYLPEPS from the coding sequence ATGTCGCAGCGGGTGATCCACCGGCCGGCGCGGACGCGGACCGAGCAGTACCGCCCCGCCCCGGTGCAGCTGATCCCGCCGCCGACCCCGCCGGAGACCGGCGGCAGCATCCAGGGCGCGATGCAGATCCTGATGCCGGTGATGGGCGGCGCCGGCTCGCTGATCATGATCGTGTCGAACAGGAACCCGGTGATGTTGATCGCCGGCGGCATCATGCTCGGGGCCACCATCCTCGGCGCGCTGGCGATGTTCGTCGGCCAGCGCACCGGCGCCGCGCGCAAGGCGGCCGATCTGCGCCGGCGCTACCTCGACCACCTGGACCGGGTGCGTGGCGACCTGTCGGACTCGACGGCGCGGCAGCGGGATGCGGCGCTGCTGCACCACCCCGATCCGGACCTGCTGCCCGAGATCGCCAGGGATCCGGCCCGGATCTGGGAACGCCGCCCGGGTGACCCGGACTTCCTGGTGGTGCGGGTGGGCACCGGTCCGGCCCCGCTGTGGTCCCGTGTGGCCGCGACACCGGTGCGGGATCCGTTGGCGGAACCGGACATCGTCACCGCCGCCGCCGTGCACCGGATCGTGGAACGGGACCGGATGGTCGGCGGGATGCCGATCGGACTGCCGATCTCGGGCCGGGTCAGCGTGGTCGGGGCGCCGGCCGAGGTCCGCCGGGTGATGACCGCGGCCCTGGCCCAGCTGGTCACCCTGCACGGCCCGGAGGAGGTGCGGCTGCTGGCCTGCGTCCCGCGGTCGGGCAGCCGCTGGCTGGACCGGCTGAAATGGCTGCCGCACGCACTGTCCACCGAGGAGGTGGACGGGGTGGCCCCGGCGCGGCTGGCAGCCGCGCGGCCCGAGGAACTGATGGCGACGATCGGACCCGAGATCGCCCGCCGGGTCGGTGAAGCCACCCGGACGCTGCGGTCCCGGCAGGGTGATCCGTCCCGCTTCGGTCCGGCCCTGGTGCTGCTGGTCGACGGGCTGGCCGGTACCGCCGCCGACCCGCTGTCCGGCATCCCCGCCGATCTCGACCCGGCCGGGATCGGCGTGCACGTGCTGACTCTCGTCCCGTCCCCGCACCTGGAACCGCGCCTGGTCGACGTCCGGCTGACCGTCGGCGACGGCGGGGTGCAGGTGCAGGACCTGCGCCCGCCGGACGACCACGACGACGTGCAGGCGGCGCGGGTGCGTGCGGTCGGCGCCGCCGCGGGGGTGCCCGACGAGATCGCCGACGGGGTGCTGGACGGGCTGGTCCGGGAGCTGACCGCGGTCCGGCTGGTGGAGGAGCGCGGGCCGGACGAGCCGCTCGCCGGCACCCTCTCGCTGGGCGATCTGGTGGGTGTGCAGGATCCCGGCGACTTCGACGTCGCGGCGACCTGGCGGCCCCGGTCGTTGCCCGACTTCCTTCGTGTGCCTTTTGGTCTCGGACCGTCGGGGGAGCGGGTGCACCTGGACATCAAGGAGCCGGCGCTCGGCGGGATGGGGCCGCACGGCCTGTGTGTCGGCGCCACCGGGTCGGGCAAGTCCGAGGTGCTGCGCACCGTGGTGCTGTCGCTGGCGATGAGTCACCCGCCGGAGCGGTTGGCGATGGTGCTCGTGGACTACAAGGGCGGCGCCACCTTCGCCGGCCTGGAGGACCTGCCGCATTGCGCGGCGATGATCTCCAACCTGTCCGACGACACCGGGCTGGTCGACCGGCTGCACGACGCGTTGTTCGGTGAGATGAAGCGCCGCCAGCAGGTGCTGGCCGCGGCCGGCAACCTGCCGAACGTCACCGAGTACAACCGGCGACGGGATGCGGGCGAGCCGATGGAGCCACTGCCGAACCTGTTCGTGGTGATCGACGAGTTCGGCGAGTTGCTCACCGCCAAACCGGATTTCATCGAACTGTTCCTGGCCATCGGCCGGATCGGCCGGTCGATCGGCGTGCACCTGCTCCTGGCCTCGCAGCGGCTGGAGGAGGGCCGGCTGCGCGGGCTAGAGTCGTTCCTGTCGTACCGACTGGGCCTGCGCACCTTCAACGTCAACGAGTCCCGGTCGGTGCTCGGGGTGCCGGACGCCTACGAACTGCCGCCCATCCCGGGATCGGGCTACCTGAAGGTCGACACCACGGTGTTCCAGCGGTTCAAGGCCGCCTACGTCTCCGGGGTCTACACGCCGCCGGTGACCGGCGAGACCGAGATCGACATTGCGCCGGTGGCAGCACCTTTCCCGCTGTTCAACGACACGGCGGCGTACCTGGCGGCGGTCGGCGCCGAGCAGGAGGCCGCCCGGCCGGCGGCCCCGGTCGTCGCGGAGGACGTGCTGGCGCCGAGCGTGCTGGACGTCGCCGTCCGCCGGCTCGCGGAGGCCGGGAACCGGGTCGCGCAGATCTGGCTGCCGCCGCTGCCGTCCCGGCTGCCGTTGGACGAGGTGGCCGGCCCGGTGGTCCCGGATCCGGTGCTGGGCCTGCGGTTCGGCGCGTCGCTGCCGGGCGTCGGCCGGTTCGGCGGTCTGCGGATCCCGATCGGCCTGCTGGACCGGCCGGCGGACCAGCGGCAGGAGCCGTACGTGCTGGACCTCGGTGCCTCCGGTGGTCATCTGGCGATCCTCGGTGCGCCGCAGAGCGGCAAGTCGGTGCTGCTGCGGTCCATGGTCATCTCCGCGGCACTGACCCACCAACCCGGCGAGATCTCCTTCTACTGCGTCGATCTGGGTGGCGGTTCGTTGCGGGTGCTGGAGGGTCTGCCGCACGTCGCGGGGGTGGCGCCGCGGATGGACGCCGACAGGGTGCGCCGCACCATCGCCGAGGTCGCGACCGCGCTGGCCGAGCGCGAGCAGCTGTTCTCCCGCTGGGGGATCGACTCGGTGGAGGAGATGCGGGACCGGTTCCGGGCCGGGCGGCTGCACGAGCTCGACGTCGCCGACATCGTGCTGGTCGTGGACAACTACCCGGTGCTGCGCTCCGACTTCGAGGACCTCGCCGACCTGCTGCTCGACCTGGCCACCCGCGGGCCCGGGTACGGCATCCACCTGGTGCTGACCTCCGGCCGCTGGGCGGACATCCGGATGCAGCTGCAGGCGGCACTGGGCAGCAAGGTCGAGCTGCGGGTCAACGATCCCGGCGACTCCACCGTCTCCCGCAAGGCCGCGGCCAACCTGCGCGCCGACACCCCCGGCCGCGCGCTGGTCGCCGACGCCCTGCAGGTGCAGGTGTGCCTGCCGGAGCTGGCGGGTGGTGTCGGAGCGGATCCCGGCGCCGTGTCGGATCTCTCGGCGACAGCGGAGGTCTCGCGGGCCGTGCCGGGCGGGGACGGATCGGGTGCTGCCGGCGCGGTCGGCGGTACCTCGGCATCGGCCACCGAGCAGCTTGTCGCGGACATCGCGGCGGCGTGGCCGGGCGCGCCGGTGCCGGCCATCCGGATGCTGCCCACCCTGGTCGACCAGGCCGAGCTGCGGGTCCGGGCCGGTGAGCGGGCCGGCGTCGTCATCGGTGTCGACGAGACCGAGCTGAAACCGGTGGAGCTGGACACCGACGGCGCCGACCGGCACATCCTGTTGCTGGGCGATGCGGAGAGCGGCAAGACGTCGTTCCTGCGGCTGCTGGTCTCCGACCTGATCGCGCGCCGCACCGACGACGAGGTGGTGTTCGCGGTGTTCGACATCCGCCGCACCCTGCTGGACGTGGTGCCGGAGGACTACCTCGGCGCCTATGCCGGCACCGCTGCGGCGGCGGCGGGCATGGCGGGCGGTGTGGCCGGGGAACTGCGCAAGCGGCTGCCCCCGGACGACGTGACCGCGGCCCAGCTGCGATCCCGGTCGTGGTGGAAGGGTCCGGAGATCTACGTACTGGTGGACGACTACGACCTGCTGGCCTCCGGCGGACCGGGACCGCTGGCGCCGTTCCTCGAGTTCCTGCCGCAGGCGCGGGACATCGGCTTCCACATGGTGCTGTGCCGTCGGTCCGGTGGTGCCGGCCGGGCGCTGTACGAGCCGGTGCTGCAACGGCTGCGGGAGGTCGGCGCCACCGGCCTGCTGCTCTCCGGTGACCGACAGGAGGGCGCGATCTTCCCCGGCGTCCACCTCTCCGTGCAGCCCACCGGCCGCGGCACGCTGGTGCGCCGGGGCCGCAAGCCTCAGTTGCTCCAGCTCGGCTACCTCCCCGAACCCTCCTGA
- a CDS encoding WXG100 family type VII secretion target, with translation MGAGVFSYNEATAEAAAGDLASVISGLESSLSDLGGFVTSVKSSWDGDEMEVYAGIQSKWDSAATTVQEILTAVNSALGKNTSSVKDMRGQVRGALSAH, from the coding sequence ATGGGTGCAGGAGTGTTCTCGTACAACGAGGCGACCGCGGAGGCCGCCGCCGGCGACCTGGCGTCGGTCATCTCGGGCCTCGAGTCGTCGCTGAGCGACCTCGGCGGCTTCGTGACCAGCGTGAAGTCGTCGTGGGACGGCGACGAGATGGAGGTGTACGCGGGGATCCAGTCCAAGTGGGACTCCGCCGCCACCACCGTCCAGGAGATCCTCACCGCCGTGAACTCGGCGCTGGGCAAGAACACCTCGTCCGTCAAGGACATGCGCGGTCAGGTGCGCGGCGCGCTGTCCGCGCACTGA
- a CDS encoding DUF6531 domain-containing protein — MSRLGDPFVLGGSPGEIRSSATKWSGFSTDTSTAASDIRGLDSSEFVGDEADTYRSQMSDDLPPNLETTSEAWSMVASALTTYADTLESLQSQLSSLAADRDEQSDAVSGAQTAVSHAQTADSQHATAQAEAEKLLKPGETMPTDTYQPQTSGATADLSAKQAALQGTIDAANGIQSKHRSAVDTCVSKINEAKGMRFEDPPGWFDSLCSNVGDWIAEHADVLTAISSVLKTISGIAGVLALIPGLAPIMGPIALVTGAAAIGIDVAVKLATGEGSWTQIGLDALGLIPGVRAAKIAMGADIAVTSYQVATGEASPADLAMVVGLGALGARGGRGGRGGRAGDTGAGSPTTRTPLGDRTACGDPIDVVSGDMLLSHTDLTLPGVLPLVLRRTHLSSYRWGGGFGPSWASTLDQRLVRGAGDDLLFLTEDGGALLFEDALTLTEGESRIARWGIRRWALTRLRDGWDLTDPIELVTRRLADLDDAGDGRIEHIRDAHDNRIVFGYGDTGVLQRISHTGGYQLLIESDRGRFTGLSLADPAAPDGMTRVLSYGHGLRGLASIVNSSGLPLRLHYDDQARIVRWDDRNGIWYEYLYDEQSRCIRTAGRGRVLSYAFSYGLGRTTVTDSTGAVSVYEFNEDGQITRVVDPLHRITSYLRDSFDRLLMRTDAEGRTTQFVLDDLGRMLEVVHPDGSTVRIERDAHGRPVRTTDAEGQHHLSAFDKNGSLISETTPAGATSISEYAPTGAVSAAINALGDRVEIDTDAAGRIVAVTDALGRTSSYAYDAFGRQVLLVDPAGARTVTEWSVEGRPLRRTGPDGAQWVWAWDPEGNLLSRTDPAQGRTEYENGIFDLPVSRTDPSGARYLFAYDTELRLTTVTDPAGRRWRYVYDAAGQVVAETDFDGRTVGYTHDAVGRPTALTDARGETTGFAYDLAGDLVSRSTSAGTVHYRYDRRGSLIGADSGSVTVALTRDPAGRVIAETVNGRTVASTFDAAGRRTGTTLPSGRTSTRVRDATGRTVALGTAGREIRFGIDDAGRETRREFDAGAVLDSSYDIAGRRTAQAAGRHGDASGGPEMLTAREFRYRADGTPTGVHDRITGVARDYLLDPAGRVQRVDAAGWTEGYRYDGAGNITDLAFSMSAGAMPVPDGLMDAGGTREYDGTRVVRSGRHRYAYDADGRLVSRSTTRLSAKPAVTHFDYDAEDRLVGVRPTDGSTWTYTYDMFGRRLSKQQRGVDGTDGARTEFVWDGPTLVEQISTAADGTVTVTGWDYADDGLVPVAQHIARGGSDEFDAVVTDPVGTPTELVAEDGRSIRWRAPQATLWGSPLVPDPTTDPDRPNCPIRFAGQYADPESGLNYNRYRYYDPETARFTTPDPMGLQPAPDPHRYVDNPLREVDPSGLKCQDVAAGLQTRAADLQSQRERPWLVRNGTTAVVQVRHTETGEVRTLIATEAPTMPRTWEGQLRDGEQYVDGVGHAEQTILSHLDGSPEWSPTAGGTSRNVCESTCAPLITGSGGQTGGPTFPGVTTGELAKTPHRMFWWPS; from the coding sequence GTGAGCAGGTTGGGAGATCCGTTCGTCCTCGGTGGTTCGCCGGGTGAAATCCGTTCCTCGGCAACGAAGTGGAGCGGGTTCTCCACCGACACGTCGACCGCGGCCTCGGACATCCGCGGCCTGGACTCCAGCGAGTTCGTCGGCGACGAGGCCGACACCTACCGCTCGCAGATGTCCGACGACCTCCCGCCGAACCTGGAGACCACCAGCGAGGCGTGGTCGATGGTCGCCTCCGCACTCACCACCTACGCCGACACGCTGGAGTCCCTGCAGTCGCAGCTGTCGAGCCTGGCGGCGGACCGGGACGAGCAGAGCGATGCGGTCTCCGGCGCACAGACCGCCGTCTCGCACGCGCAGACCGCGGATTCCCAGCACGCCACCGCGCAGGCCGAGGCGGAGAAGCTGCTCAAGCCCGGCGAGACCATGCCGACGGACACCTACCAACCGCAGACCTCCGGTGCCACCGCGGATCTCAGCGCGAAGCAGGCGGCACTGCAAGGCACCATCGACGCCGCCAACGGCATCCAGAGCAAGCACCGCAGCGCGGTGGACACCTGCGTCTCGAAGATCAACGAGGCGAAGGGGATGCGTTTCGAGGATCCGCCGGGTTGGTTCGACTCGCTGTGCTCGAACGTCGGCGACTGGATCGCCGAGCACGCCGACGTGCTCACCGCCATCTCCTCCGTCCTCAAGACCATCTCCGGCATCGCCGGCGTGCTGGCCCTGATCCCCGGGCTCGCGCCGATCATGGGACCCATCGCCCTGGTCACCGGCGCCGCGGCCATCGGTATCGACGTGGCCGTCAAACTGGCCACCGGTGAGGGCTCCTGGACCCAGATCGGGCTGGACGCACTGGGACTGATACCCGGGGTGCGTGCCGCGAAGATCGCCATGGGCGCCGACATCGCCGTCACCTCCTACCAGGTCGCCACCGGCGAGGCCTCACCCGCGGACCTGGCCATGGTGGTCGGACTCGGCGCGTTGGGTGCCCGCGGCGGTCGCGGCGGTCGCGGCGGGCGGGCCGGCGACACCGGTGCCGGATCCCCCACGACGCGGACCCCGCTGGGCGACCGCACCGCCTGCGGCGATCCGATCGATGTCGTGTCCGGCGACATGCTACTGTCGCACACCGATCTCACCCTCCCCGGGGTACTGCCGCTGGTCCTGCGCCGCACCCACCTCAGTTCGTACCGCTGGGGCGGCGGTTTCGGCCCCTCCTGGGCGTCCACGCTGGACCAGCGCCTGGTCCGCGGCGCCGGCGACGATCTGCTCTTCCTCACCGAGGACGGCGGTGCGCTGCTCTTCGAGGACGCGCTCACGCTGACCGAGGGTGAGAGCCGGATCGCGCGCTGGGGGATCCGGCGCTGGGCGCTGACCCGGCTACGTGACGGCTGGGACCTCACCGACCCGATCGAGCTGGTCACCCGCCGGCTGGCCGACCTCGACGACGCGGGCGACGGCCGGATCGAGCACATCAGGGATGCCCACGACAACCGCATCGTCTTCGGCTACGGCGACACCGGTGTGCTGCAGCGGATCTCGCACACCGGTGGGTACCAGCTGCTGATCGAATCGGACCGGGGCCGGTTCACCGGGCTGTCGCTCGCCGATCCGGCCGCACCGGACGGCATGACCCGGGTGCTGAGCTACGGCCACGGCCTGCGCGGGCTCGCCTCGATCGTCAACTCCTCCGGCCTGCCGCTCCGGCTGCACTACGACGACCAGGCCCGCATCGTCCGCTGGGACGACCGCAACGGCATCTGGTACGAGTACCTCTACGACGAGCAGTCCCGCTGCATCCGCACCGCGGGCCGCGGCCGGGTGCTGTCGTACGCGTTCTCGTACGGGCTCGGCCGCACCACCGTCACCGATTCCACCGGCGCGGTCAGCGTCTACGAGTTCAACGAGGACGGGCAGATCACCCGTGTCGTCGACCCGCTGCACCGCATCACCTCCTACCTGCGGGACAGCTTCGACCGACTGCTGATGCGGACCGACGCCGAGGGCCGCACCACCCAGTTCGTGCTCGACGACCTCGGCCGCATGCTCGAGGTGGTGCACCCGGACGGGTCGACGGTGCGGATCGAACGTGACGCACACGGCCGTCCGGTCCGGACCACCGATGCCGAGGGTCAGCACCACCTCAGCGCTTTCGACAAGAACGGCTCGCTGATCAGCGAGACCACACCGGCCGGGGCGACGTCGATCTCCGAGTACGCGCCCACCGGCGCGGTGTCCGCGGCGATCAACGCGCTCGGCGACCGGGTGGAGATCGACACCGACGCGGCAGGGCGCATCGTGGCGGTCACCGATGCCCTCGGCCGCACCAGCAGCTACGCCTACGACGCCTTCGGCCGGCAGGTGCTGCTGGTCGACCCGGCCGGCGCCCGCACCGTCACCGAGTGGTCTGTGGAAGGTCGGCCGCTACGCCGGACCGGACCCGATGGCGCGCAATGGGTCTGGGCATGGGATCCGGAGGGCAACCTGCTGTCCCGGACCGACCCGGCGCAGGGCCGGACCGAGTACGAGAACGGGATCTTCGACCTGCCGGTCAGCCGGACCGATCCGTCCGGTGCCCGGTACCTGTTCGCCTACGACACCGAGTTGCGACTGACCACCGTCACCGACCCGGCCGGTCGGCGCTGGCGGTACGTCTACGACGCCGCCGGTCAGGTGGTGGCCGAGACCGACTTCGACGGACGCACGGTCGGCTACACCCACGACGCCGTCGGCCGGCCCACGGCACTCACCGACGCCCGTGGCGAGACCACCGGTTTCGCCTACGATCTCGCCGGCGACCTGGTCTCCCGCTCCACCTCCGCCGGCACCGTGCACTACCGCTACGACCGACGGGGCAGCCTGATCGGGGCCGATTCCGGGTCCGTCACCGTCGCACTGACCCGGGACCCGGCAGGCCGGGTGATCGCGGAGACGGTGAACGGCCGCACGGTCGCCTCGACATTCGACGCCGCGGGTCGCCGCACCGGTACCACCCTGCCCTCCGGCCGCACCAGCACCCGGGTGCGGGACGCCACCGGGCGCACCGTGGCCCTCGGCACCGCCGGCCGCGAGATCCGATTCGGGATCGACGATGCCGGACGTGAGACCCGGCGGGAGTTCGACGCCGGCGCGGTGCTCGACAGCAGCTACGACATCGCCGGGCGGCGGACCGCGCAGGCAGCCGGCCGGCACGGCGATGCCTCCGGCGGCCCGGAGATGCTCACCGCGCGGGAGTTCCGCTACCGCGCCGACGGCACGCCGACCGGTGTCCACGACCGGATCACCGGGGTGGCCCGGGACTACCTGCTCGACCCGGCCGGCCGGGTGCAGCGGGTGGACGCCGCGGGCTGGACCGAGGGTTACCGGTACGACGGTGCCGGCAACATCACCGATCTCGCCTTTTCGATGTCCGCGGGAGCGATGCCCGTCCCGGACGGACTGATGGACGCGGGCGGCACCCGCGAGTACGACGGCACGCGTGTCGTGCGCTCCGGGCGGCATCGCTACGCCTACGACGCCGACGGCCGGCTGGTCAGCCGGAGCACCACCCGGCTGTCCGCCAAGCCCGCCGTCACCCACTTCGACTACGACGCCGAGGACCGGCTGGTCGGGGTGCGGCCCACGGACGGCAGCACCTGGACCTACACCTACGACATGTTCGGCCGCCGGCTGTCCAAGCAGCAGCGCGGGGTCGACGGCACCGACGGCGCCCGCACCGAGTTCGTCTGGGACGGTCCGACGCTGGTCGAGCAGATCAGCACAGCTGCCGACGGCACGGTGACAGTCACCGGGTGGGACTACGCGGACGACGGCCTGGTACCGGTCGCGCAGCACATCGCCCGCGGCGGGTCCGACGAGTTCGACGCCGTGGTGACCGATCCGGTGGGGACCCCCACCGAACTGGTCGCCGAGGACGGCCGCTCGATCCGCTGGCGGGCACCGCAGGCCACCCTGTGGGGCAGTCCGCTCGTCCCGGACCCCACGACCGACCCGGACCGGCCGAACTGCCCGATCCGTTTCGCCGGCCAGTACGCCGATCCGGAGTCGGGGCTGAACTACAACCGGTACCGCTACTACGACCCGGAGACGGCGCGGTTCACCACGCCCGACCCGATGGGCCTGCAACCCGCGCCGGATCCGCACCGCTACGTCGACAACCCGCTCCGCGAGGTCGATCCCAGTGGTCTCAAGTGTCAGGACGTGGCCGCCGGGCTGCAGACCCGCGCGGCCGACCTGCAGTCGCAGCGGGAGCGTCCCTGGCTGGTCCGCAACGGCACTACCGCGGTCGTCCAGGTCCGGCACACCGAGACCGGCGAGGTGCGGACGCTGATCGCCACCGAGGCGCCGACCATGCCGCGCACCTGGGAGGGTCAGCTGCGGGACGGCGAGCAGTACGTCGACGGGGTCGGGCACGCCGAGCAGACCATCCTGTCGCACCTCGACGGATCACCGGAGTGGTCACCGACCGCCGGTGGCACCTCCCGCAACGTCTGCGAGTCGACCTGTGCGCCGCTGATCACGGGCAGCGGCGGGCAGACCGGCGGTCCGACGTTCCCCGGCGTCACCACCGGCGAGCTTGCGAAGACACCGCACCGCATGTTCTGGTGGCCCTCATGA